Sequence from the Fulvivirga ligni genome:
ATTACCGAAGATATTGACTTACTCACAGTAATAAAGTCAGGTGTATCTGCAGAGCTCAATGATGTGGAAAAGGAGATCATTAAGGATAAGCTTATTGCTTTACTTAAGGAAATTCCAAGCTTCAGAGTGATTGCACTACCCAATGATTTTCTAACGTTTAACATTCTCCTAAGGATCATTCCGAAGGACATTATGAAAGACGTGTTACAGAGTACTTAATCGCTAGATTCAGTATTCTTCTCTGGTAGCACTATAGACATCACTATTGAACCCACTAGCGTTACTATAATCACGGTAAATGATGCTACGATTGGAATATGTATATCCACTAATTCTATCAGCATTTTCGCGCCGATGAAGATGAGAATAAATGCCAGCCCTTTCTGTAATAGGTAGAACTTATCTATGATGTTCGCCAGTAGGAAGAATTTCGCCCTTAAGCCTAATACTGCGAAAATATTACTGGTATAGATAATAAATTCGCTTTGGGTAATAGCAAAAGCCGCTGGAATGGAATCCACAGCAAATATTAAGTCAGTGGTTTCTATTAGAATGATCACTAAGAAAAGGGGTGTAAATAAAAGGCTGCCACCTTTTCTAACCATAAACCTGCCACCGAAGTCTCCTTTAGTAATCTTTAAGTGTTTTCTTGCAAACTTAAGAATTGGGTTCTTTCCTGGATCGATTTCGTCTTCTTCACCTTCAAAAAAGATCTTAATACCGCTATAAACCAGAAATACTCCAAAGATGTACAGTATCCAGTAGAATTGGCCGATGAGGTATGCCCCCACAAAAATGAAAATGGCCCGGAAGACTAAAGCTCCCAGAATACCCCAAAACAATATGTTATGATAATATTCTTCCTTTACCTTAAAGTACCTGAGAATGAGAAGTATTACGAAAATGTTATCTACAGAAAGTGCATATTCTGTGAGATAGGCCGAAAAATAGGCCAATGAAGTTTCTGTGCCGCCATCATTCAGATAAATGAGAAAACCGAAACATACAGAAATCACCACCCAGAAAATAGACTGGAAAAGGGCTGATTTGGTTGAAATTTTATGTGCTTTCCGATTAAATACTCCTAAATCTATGACTAGAAAGATTAGGATAATTCCTCCAAAAACAGCGAAAAGCACAGGTTCATACGTGTTGTCAAACAATGAAATCCCTAACATAATGCTGTTTCCGAGCACGGAATAATAAGTAAAGAAAGTTTTGCCATTTAACTATATATACAATCGCTCAAATCTACAAAATAAATCTGAAGACTAAAGCTTACATAACTGGATAATTAAACTGATAAATGGTAATATAATAATATTTTTTAGTTATTACACTGGTTACATAGTCCCTGAATCAAAACATTTTTTTCTTTGGACTTGAACCCTTGAGGTAAGGCTATATCGGGGATCTTTACATTATCAAGGCACTGAGTTTGACCACAATGTTCACACTTGAAATGTACGTGTTCATGGTGATGTTCTTCCTTCGAACATTCGTGACACAGAGCATATTTTGTAATGCCTTCATCGTCAAGCACTTTGTGGATGATGCCTTTACTTAAAAACGATTTTAAGGTTCTATAGACCGTAACACGGTCATGAGAATCATCTATTTTAGTTTCGATATCTGAATGAGACAAAGCATGTTCATTAGAAATAAGAAGCTGAAGTACCTCAGATCGGCAAGGTGTAGATTTCAGCTTATAGTCATTCAGTATCTTTTTGGTTTCCATTGATTAGGGTTAATTCATTTGAAACTGCAGGCTAAGTAAGTGACTATAAATACCTTCATCATAGGCAGAAAGTTCCTCATGAGAACCTGATTCTACGATTTTTCCATCTTTAATCACAAAGATATTGTCGGCCTTTCTAATAGTTGATAGTCTGTGAGCTATCATAATGGTAGTTCTTCCCACCATCAGTTTATCTAATGCTTCCTGCACTAACACTTCAGATTCAGCATCCAGAGCGCTGGTGGCTTCATCCAGAATGAGCATGGAAGGATCTTTTAATATAGCTCTGGCAATGGCAATTCGCTGTCTCTGTCCACCGCTTAACTTTATACCTCTATCACCCACCAGTGTTTCGAATTTTTCAGGGAATTTTTCTATAAACTCCAGAGCATTAGCCTTTTCAGCTGCTTGCCTTATTTCTTCATCGGTAGCGCCAGGCTTAGCGTAAGCTATATTTTCTTTTATTGATCCTCCAAATAAGATCACCTCCTGAGGCACGATTCCTACGTTGCTTCTGTAGTAAGAAAGGTCATAATCGCTGGCTGATTTGCCATCTACCATGATATTACCTGCCTGGATGTCATAAAACCTCATCAATAGCTGTATGATGGTAGATTTACCAGCACCACTCGGCCCAACTAAAGCCACTTTTTGACCTTCTTGAATGTGGAGGCTCATGCCTTCCAAAATATTGATCTCACTTCTGGTAGGATAGGCAAAAGTCACATTGTCATAAATGATATCTCCCTTAAGCTTTTCTTGAGATTCAATTCCTTTCTTGGTTTCTTCTTCCTCATCTATGATTTCAATTACCCGCTCAGAAGCTCCTATCGCTCTTTGTATT
This genomic interval carries:
- a CDS encoding TerC family protein, producing MLGISLFDNTYEPVLFAVFGGIILIFLVIDLGVFNRKAHKISTKSALFQSIFWVVISVCFGFLIYLNDGGTETSLAYFSAYLTEYALSVDNIFVILLILRYFKVKEEYYHNILFWGILGALVFRAIFIFVGAYLIGQFYWILYIFGVFLVYSGIKIFFEGEEDEIDPGKNPILKFARKHLKITKGDFGGRFMVRKGGSLLFTPLFLVIILIETTDLIFAVDSIPAAFAITQSEFIIYTSNIFAVLGLRAKFFLLANIIDKFYLLQKGLAFILIFIGAKMLIELVDIHIPIVASFTVIIVTLVGSIVMSIVLPEKNTESSD
- a CDS encoding Fur family transcriptional regulator, which codes for METKKILNDYKLKSTPCRSEVLQLLISNEHALSHSDIETKIDDSHDRVTVYRTLKSFLSKGIIHKVLDDEGITKYALCHECSKEEHHHEHVHFKCEHCGQTQCLDNVKIPDIALPQGFKSKEKNVLIQGLCNQCNN